The bacterium genome includes a region encoding these proteins:
- a CDS encoding YbhB/YbcL family Raf kinase inhibitor-like protein translates to MKLSSDVFENNKTIPSKYTCDGEDISPPLKIEDVPETAKSLALICDDPDATIGTFVHWVIYNIPAGTKKIKENIPKTKKLADGSQQGITDFGSVSFGYGGPCPPSGTHRYFFKLYALDKSLIFESAATKSQLETAMQGHIIEESNLIGLYKRK, encoded by the coding sequence ATGAAATTATCAAGTGATGTTTTTGAAAATAACAAAACTATTCCTTCTAAATACACTTGTGACGGTGAAGATATTTCTCCGCCATTAAAAATAGAAGACGTTCCTGAAACAGCGAAAAGTCTCGCTCTGATTTGTGATGATCCTGACGCAACGATAGGAACTTTTGTCCATTGGGTAATCTATAATATCCCTGCAGGCACAAAAAAAATTAAAGAAAACATTCCGAAAACAAAAAAACTCGCAGACGGAAGCCAACAAGGTATAACTGATTTTGGAAGTGTAAGTTTCGGTTATGGAGGACCTTGCCCGCCATCAGGAACCCACAGGTATTTTTTCAAACTTTATGCACTCGATAAATCACTAATTTTTGAGTCTGCTGCAACTAAGTCTCAATTAGAAACAGCTATGCAAGGGCATATTATTGAAGAATCAAATTTAATAGGACTTTATAAACGCAAATAA